In the genome of Myxococcus guangdongensis, one region contains:
- the alc gene encoding allantoicase produces the protein MHAPEEGKLRVGFTELIDLAAEKVGGQALLASDEFFAGKENLLKPGRGVFIPDKYTEQGKWMDGWESRRKRVPGHDWCILKLGLPGVIRGVDIDTNHFLGNFPEYASVDALEVEGSPSPESLVDAAWTRILPQLKLQGGTRNLFAIPDERRWTHLRLNIYPDGGVARFRVHGEVRPDLARLTREKGAVDLAAAENGGTVVACNDAFFGTKDNLILPGRAANMGEGWETRRKRLLPGFDWIVVKLAVPGTIERVEVDTAFYKGNFPESASLEGLYLREPLVDFANAHDLAWTELLPRTKLQADHRHHFEPELKAKGPFTHVRLKIFPDGGVSRLLIHGRPA, from the coding sequence ATGCATGCACCCGAAGAGGGGAAGCTGCGCGTCGGCTTCACGGAGCTCATCGACCTGGCCGCGGAGAAGGTCGGCGGACAGGCGCTGCTGGCCAGCGATGAGTTCTTCGCCGGCAAGGAGAACCTGCTCAAGCCCGGCCGAGGCGTCTTCATCCCGGACAAGTACACCGAGCAGGGTAAGTGGATGGACGGCTGGGAGTCGCGCCGCAAGCGCGTGCCCGGCCACGACTGGTGCATCCTGAAGCTCGGCTTGCCCGGCGTGATTCGCGGCGTGGACATCGACACGAACCACTTCCTGGGCAACTTCCCCGAGTACGCCTCGGTGGACGCGCTGGAGGTGGAGGGCTCGCCGTCGCCCGAGTCGCTGGTGGACGCGGCGTGGACGCGCATCCTCCCGCAGCTCAAGCTGCAGGGCGGCACGCGCAACCTCTTCGCCATCCCCGACGAGCGGCGCTGGACGCACCTGCGCCTGAACATCTACCCGGACGGCGGCGTGGCGCGCTTCCGTGTGCACGGCGAGGTGCGGCCGGACCTGGCGCGGCTGACGCGCGAGAAGGGCGCGGTGGACCTGGCGGCGGCGGAGAACGGCGGCACGGTGGTGGCCTGCAACGACGCGTTCTTCGGCACCAAGGACAACCTCATCCTGCCGGGCCGCGCGGCCAACATGGGCGAGGGCTGGGAGACGCGCCGCAAGCGCCTGCTGCCGGGCTTCGACTGGATCGTGGTGAAGCTGGCCGTGCCCGGCACCATCGAGCGCGTGGAGGTGGACACCGCCTTCTACAAGGGCAACTTCCCGGAGAGCGCGTCACTCGAAGGTCTCTACCTGCGCGAGCCGCTGGTGGACTTCGCCAACGCGCACGACCTGGCGTGGACGGAGCTGTTGCCGCGCACGAAGCTCCAGGCGGACCACCGTCACCACTTCGAGCCCGAGCTGAAGGCGAAGGGGCCCTTCACCCACGTGCGCCTGAAAATCTTCCCCGACGGCGGAGTCAGCCGGCTGCTCATCCACGGACGTCCGGCGTGA
- the allB gene encoding allantoinase AllB — MSRGEFGLRSRRVLAGGGLREAVVVVKDGRVEKVAGPSEALGALSVTDVGHHVVMPGVVDCHAHINEPGRTEWEGFETATRAAAAGGITTVVDMPLNSLPPTTTLEALKLKADAARGASQVDHGFWGGVIPGNAGELEALIDAGIAGFKCFLCPSGVDEFPPADRAVLDVAMPILARRGVPLIVHAELESPLPEVRAEGARTYRAYLESRPRSWEQDAIRMMMELARKHRCRVHIVHLSSADALPLLIDARRDGLDVSVETCPHYLSFTAEEIEDGATHFKCAPPIREAENRERLWEGLARGDIELVVSDHSPCTPALKLLERGDFGAAWGGIASLQLSLSAVWTEARRRGHGLESLVRWMCEAPARLVGLRGTKGSLVPGADADLVVFDPEATFSVEPARLQHRHPLTPYAGRTLAGVVERTLLRGETIYERGQPFPRPTGSWVRRPSSARIAA; from the coding sequence GTGACGGACGTGGGCCACCACGTGGTGATGCCCGGCGTGGTGGACTGCCACGCGCACATCAACGAGCCCGGCCGCACCGAGTGGGAGGGCTTCGAGACCGCCACGCGCGCGGCGGCGGCCGGAGGCATCACCACCGTGGTGGACATGCCGCTCAACTCGCTGCCGCCCACCACCACGCTCGAGGCGCTGAAGCTCAAGGCGGACGCGGCCCGGGGCGCGAGTCAGGTGGACCACGGCTTCTGGGGCGGCGTGATCCCCGGCAACGCGGGCGAGTTGGAGGCGCTCATCGACGCGGGCATCGCGGGCTTCAAGTGCTTCCTGTGCCCCTCCGGTGTGGATGAGTTTCCGCCCGCCGACCGCGCGGTGCTCGATGTGGCCATGCCGATTCTCGCGCGGCGCGGCGTGCCGCTCATCGTGCACGCGGAGCTGGAGTCACCGCTTCCGGAGGTTCGCGCCGAGGGGGCTCGCACCTATCGCGCGTATCTCGAGTCCCGGCCGCGCAGCTGGGAGCAGGACGCCATCCGAATGATGATGGAGCTGGCGCGAAAGCACCGCTGCCGCGTGCACATCGTGCACCTGTCCTCGGCGGACGCGTTGCCGCTGCTCATCGATGCTCGGCGCGATGGGTTGGACGTGTCGGTGGAGACGTGCCCGCACTACCTGAGCTTCACCGCCGAGGAGATCGAAGACGGCGCCACCCACTTCAAGTGCGCGCCGCCCATCCGCGAGGCGGAGAACCGCGAGCGCCTGTGGGAGGGGCTCGCGCGCGGGGACATCGAGCTGGTGGTGTCGGACCACTCGCCCTGTACGCCCGCGCTCAAGCTGTTGGAGCGCGGTGACTTCGGCGCGGCGTGGGGCGGCATCGCGTCGCTGCAGCTCAGCCTGTCCGCCGTCTGGACCGAGGCCCGCAGGCGGGGTCATGGCCTGGAGTCGCTCGTGCGCTGGATGTGCGAGGCGCCGGCCCGACTGGTGGGCCTGCGCGGCACGAAGGGCTCGCTCGTACCGGGCGCGGACGCGGACCTCGTGGTGTTCGACCCCGAGGCCACCTTCTCCGTCGAGCCGGCGCGGCTCCAGCACCGGCATCCGCTGACGCCGTACGCGGGCAGGACGCTCGCGGGCGTGGTGGAGCGTACGCTGCTGCGCGGAGAGACCATCTATGAGCGCGGGCAGCCCTTCCCGCGCCCCACGGGAAGCTGGGTGCGCCGGCCGTCCTCGGCGCGCATCGCCGCCTGA